A stretch of Bradyrhizobium sp. AZCC 2262 DNA encodes these proteins:
- a CDS encoding ArsR/SmtB family transcription factor produces the protein MDEVFKALADASRRSLLDRLHAQNGQTLNELCDGLAMTRQAVTKHLGILEAANLVTTLRHGREKLHYINPVPIHQIGERWIKKFERGKLTALSELKRQLEKRDE, from the coding sequence ATGGATGAAGTGTTCAAAGCGCTTGCCGATGCGTCGCGGCGCTCGCTGCTGGACAGGCTTCACGCCCAAAACGGACAGACGCTGAACGAACTCTGCGACGGCCTCGCCATGACGCGGCAGGCGGTCACAAAACACCTTGGGATTCTCGAAGCGGCCAACCTCGTCACCACGCTCAGGCATGGCCGCGAGAAGCTGCACTACATCAATCCCGTTCCGATCCATCAGATCGGCGAACGCTGGATCAAGAAATTCGAGCGCGGGAAACTTACAGCGCTCAGCGAGTTGAAACGGCAATTGGAGAAGCGTGATGAGTAA
- a CDS encoding DUF3592 domain-containing protein, whose amino-acid sequence MLPDLPWFVYLMLLAPLGLLLGAGVYKTLQVRAAREWPSTAGKVVVSKTEVRKVKVIDSDRAEGHRFEERNFADIVYEYSVAGRKLRNNRVSIGEDRGNFEVAETIAKYPVGTVVTVYYNPRYPDQAVLERDLPKGMWGCLGIGTAIVLAIVFGSAIGLHQITEFASKHLTNSKVSPFVVAMSAFGFMIALFGLALHRQASLARKWPVVPGTIKSSGLEQFMSAPSEPAERSQLTFQSKVSFAYRFNGIDCVSQHANLGGKVSSTSRGLVERFARKYPTGAKVKVYVNPLNPSEAVLEPRASHIWILWASVTFIWGVAYYAAVHG is encoded by the coding sequence GTGCTGCCCGACCTGCCGTGGTTCGTTTATCTGATGCTGCTGGCCCCGCTCGGGCTGCTCCTTGGTGCCGGCGTCTACAAGACCCTGCAGGTGCGCGCCGCGCGCGAATGGCCGTCCACCGCTGGCAAGGTGGTGGTTTCGAAGACCGAGGTACGCAAGGTCAAGGTGATCGACAGCGACCGGGCAGAGGGGCATCGCTTCGAGGAGCGCAACTTCGCCGACATCGTCTACGAATATTCCGTCGCGGGCCGCAAGCTGCGCAACAACCGTGTCAGCATCGGCGAAGATCGCGGAAATTTCGAGGTCGCCGAAACCATCGCGAAATATCCGGTCGGCACCGTCGTCACCGTCTATTACAATCCGCGGTATCCGGACCAGGCGGTGCTGGAGCGCGACCTGCCGAAGGGTATGTGGGGCTGTCTCGGCATCGGCACGGCAATCGTGCTGGCGATCGTGTTCGGCTCGGCGATCGGCCTGCATCAGATCACCGAATTCGCATCGAAACATCTCACGAACTCCAAAGTGTCGCCGTTTGTCGTCGCCATGAGCGCGTTCGGATTTATGATTGCACTGTTCGGGCTGGCACTGCACCGCCAGGCTTCGCTGGCGAGGAAATGGCCGGTCGTGCCCGGCACCATCAAGTCATCGGGTCTCGAACAATTCATGTCCGCGCCGTCGGAGCCCGCCGAACGCAGCCAGCTCACGTTCCAGTCCAAGGTTTCCTTCGCGTATCGCTTCAACGGCATCGATTGTGTCAGCCAGCACGCCAACCTTGGCGGCAAGGTCTCGTCGACGTCGAGGGGGCTGGTGGAGCGCTTCGCCCGAAAATATCCCACCGGCGCCAAAGTCAAAGTCTACGTCAATCCGCTTAATCCGTCGGAAGCCGTGCTGGAGCCTCGCGCTAGCCACATCTGGATACTCTGGGCGTCCGTCACGTTTATCTGGGGCGTCGCGTATTATGCCGCGGTGCACGGCTAG
- a CDS encoding gamma-glutamylcyclotransferase family protein, translating to MISDRLFVYGTLMRGFDHPMAQLLSRSSDFLGTATCRGRLYLIKHYPGLVLSDDPAEVVFGELYRLRDRDALLGEFDMYEACGEGFPAPTEYLRRMLSVTHADGAAGEAWTYVYNWPVTGLPQIASGKFLEN from the coding sequence ATGATTTCAGATCGTCTCTTCGTCTACGGCACGTTGATGCGCGGCTTCGACCATCCGATGGCGCAGCTATTGTCGCGCAGCTCTGATTTTCTCGGGACCGCCACCTGCCGCGGCCGGCTCTATCTCATCAAGCATTATCCGGGGCTCGTGCTCTCGGACGATCCTGCGGAGGTCGTGTTCGGGGAATTGTACCGCCTGCGCGATCGCGACGCCTTGCTCGGCGAGTTCGACATGTACGAGGCCTGCGGCGAAGGTTTTCCGGCGCCGACCGAATATCTCCGCCGCATGCTGTCCGTGACGCACGCGGACGGCGCGGCCGGCGAGGCGTGGACCTATGTCTACAACTGGCCGGTCACCGGCCTGCCGCAGATCGCCTCGGGCAAGTTTCTGGAGAACTAA
- a CDS encoding LVIVD repeat-containing protein: protein MSGRLKLAALFSIFFLAGSRIACAQQQVIGAPPEALNMKLVGTNDLQARSGYQPTIHHQGDRWIAYIGHHGGSDDIPAPVNPQTGKAEPNGTSIVDVTDPSQPKYLRHLPGQEGKYESGGAQMVRICDGKALPKGDRNAVYMLRTFGGEAHEIWNVADPANPVLITRIAGLKDTHKNWWECDTGIAFLVSGAPDWRTRRMTQIYDLSDPAHPQKIRDFGLPGQEPGSTGAVPTELHGPISTGPSGNRVYFGYGTNKGGFLQIVDREKLLNGPKEPTPDNLRLPEISRMPMSAMNGAHTTFPMLGMPIAEFARDKDGKNRDIVMIVDEAILNECSEPRQMVWFADVTVENRPMMISSYTVPEASGSFCERGGRFGSHSSNESMAPMFYKKMAFIAFFNAGVRALDIRDPYHPTEVGYFIPAITAATDKRCVKVDEKDRCKVAIQTNNVETDERGYVYIVDRANTGLHILELTGPARAVAGLR from the coding sequence ATGAGCGGTCGCCTTAAACTCGCAGCCTTGTTTTCGATCTTTTTTCTCGCAGGCTCACGCATCGCTTGTGCGCAGCAACAAGTGATCGGCGCGCCGCCCGAAGCCCTCAACATGAAGCTGGTTGGAACCAACGACCTGCAGGCGCGCAGCGGCTATCAGCCGACCATCCATCATCAGGGCGACCGCTGGATCGCCTATATCGGCCATCACGGCGGCAGCGACGATATTCCGGCGCCGGTCAATCCGCAGACCGGCAAGGCGGAGCCAAACGGCACATCGATCGTCGATGTCACCGATCCCTCGCAGCCGAAATATTTGCGCCACCTTCCGGGCCAGGAAGGCAAGTATGAATCGGGCGGCGCGCAGATGGTGCGGATCTGTGACGGCAAGGCGCTGCCGAAGGGCGATCGCAACGCGGTCTACATGCTGCGGACTTTTGGTGGCGAGGCGCATGAGATCTGGAACGTCGCCGATCCTGCCAATCCCGTGTTGATCACGCGGATTGCCGGATTAAAGGACACGCACAAGAACTGGTGGGAATGCGACACCGGCATCGCCTTCCTGGTCTCGGGTGCGCCGGACTGGCGCACGCGCCGCATGACGCAAATCTATGATCTCTCCGATCCCGCGCATCCACAGAAGATTCGCGATTTCGGCCTTCCCGGCCAGGAGCCCGGCTCGACCGGCGCGGTGCCGACCGAACTGCACGGGCCGATCTCGACGGGCCCTTCCGGCAACCGGGTCTATTTCGGCTACGGCACCAACAAGGGCGGCTTCCTGCAGATCGTCGATCGCGAGAAGCTGCTCAATGGCCCGAAGGAGCCGACGCCCGATAATCTGAGGCTGCCCGAAATTTCGCGGATGCCGATGTCGGCAATGAACGGCGCGCATACGACGTTCCCGATGCTGGGCATGCCGATCGCGGAATTTGCCAGGGACAAGGATGGCAAGAACCGCGACATCGTCATGATCGTCGATGAGGCGATCCTGAACGAATGCAGCGAACCGCGGCAGATGGTGTGGTTTGCCGACGTCACGGTGGAAAATCGCCCGATGATGATCTCCAGTTACACGGTGCCGGAGGCGAGCGGGTCGTTCTGCGAGCGGGGAGGGCGGTTCGGGTCGCATTCCTCCAACGAGAGCATGGCGCCGATGTTCTACAAGAAGATGGCGTTCATCGCCTTCTTCAATGCGGGCGTGCGCGCGCTCGACATTCGCGATCCCTATCATCCCACGGAGGTCGGCTATTTCATTCCGGCGATCACGGCGGCGACAGACAAGCGCTGCGTCAAGGTCGACGAGAAGGATCGCTGCAAGGTCGCGATCCAGACCAACAATGTCGAAACCGATGAGCGCGGCTATGTCTACATCGTCGACCGCGCCAATACCGGCCTGCACATTCTCGAACTGACCGGCCCGGCGCGCGCCGTCGCCGGCCTTCGCTAA
- a CDS encoding Fic/DOC family protein has protein sequence MYDAIEDPYTYKNSTVLVNKLDLQDQTDLDAFEVEISNARAEEPLPDGSMDFEHYKAIHHHLFQDVYHWAGQVRTVRIAKGGNPFCFPENIEGQAVRLFDNLRLADYLRNLDTQTFADKAAHFLAELNAIHAFREGNGRSQLTFFALLADHAGHPLKIEQLNPDEMLAAMIASFDGDEHRLADVVHGLIE, from the coding sequence ATGTATGATGCGATCGAAGATCCCTACACCTACAAGAACTCTACGGTGCTGGTGAACAAGCTAGACCTGCAGGATCAGACCGATCTCGATGCGTTTGAGGTGGAAATTTCCAACGCCCGGGCGGAGGAGCCGCTACCGGACGGATCGATGGACTTTGAACACTATAAGGCTATCCATCACCATCTGTTTCAAGACGTCTATCACTGGGCGGGACAGGTTCGTACCGTCAGGATAGCGAAGGGCGGCAATCCATTCTGCTTTCCCGAAAACATCGAGGGCCAAGCCGTCAGGCTGTTCGATAACTTGCGATTAGCGGATTACCTTCGGAATCTCGATACACAAACGTTCGCAGACAAGGCCGCGCATTTCCTGGCAGAGCTAAATGCCATCCATGCCTTCCGCGAAGGAAACGGCCGGTCGCAACTCACCTTCTTCGCCCTGCTGGCCGACCATGCGGGCCATCCGCTCAAAATCGAGCAACTGAATCCTGACGAAATGCTGGCGGCGATGATCGCCAGTTTCGATGGCGACGAACATCGGCTGGCCGACGTAGTCCATGGCTTGATTGAGTGA
- a CDS encoding SRPBCC family protein: MKIDQFKPAIVYTIYIAATPEKVWQALTTAEFSRAYFSGFAIEADLKVGGAFIARAPDGSVHIGGEVIECDPPKRLTVTWNVNWPALVEKLGPTLVTYEIEPAGDVVRLTMLQSHDRDISDDILSGGRAGWPAILSSLKSLLETGQALAIKMAPPERMLAALKEMGIGTP; this comes from the coding sequence ATGAAGATCGACCAGTTCAAACCTGCGATCGTCTACACCATCTACATCGCTGCCACGCCCGAGAAGGTGTGGCAGGCGCTGACGACGGCCGAGTTCAGCCGGGCGTATTTTTCCGGCTTTGCGATCGAGGCCGACCTGAAAGTCGGCGGCGCCTTCATCGCCCGCGCGCCTGACGGCTCGGTGCATATCGGCGGCGAGGTGATCGAATGTGATCCGCCGAAGCGCCTCACCGTCACCTGGAACGTCAACTGGCCGGCGCTGGTGGAAAAGCTCGGCCCGACGCTCGTCACCTACGAGATCGAGCCCGCGGGCGACGTGGTCAGGCTGACGATGCTGCAATCGCACGACCGCGACATCAGCGACGACATCCTGTCCGGCGGCCGTGCCGGCTGGCCCGCGATCCTGTCCAGCCTGAAGAGCCTGCTGGAGACCGGCCAGGCACTGGCGATCAAGATGGCGCCGCCGGAGCGGATGCTGGCCGCGCTGAAGGAAATGGGCATCGGGACGCCGTAG
- a CDS encoding N-formylglutamate amidohydrolase, producing the protein MDDAADTTLLLKPEDVPPVREYNAAGRSPFLLTCDHYGRLIPRILGDLGLPEGELVRHIAWDIGIAGVAEALSKHLDAHLIVQRYSRLVIDCNRPPHVASSIPRISEATTISGNEGISREVAALRRAEIFDPYHRRIDEIIDQRGSAGMPTVLVSLHSFTPVYAGIARPWHIGTLYHRDTHLPPLLLKLLRAEGDLVVGDNEPYAVSDETDYTIPVHGEARGLMNTGIEIRQDLISDVAGEKAWAERLARILGEIETMLRAQQLLSA; encoded by the coding sequence TTGGACGACGCCGCCGACACAACCCTACTCCTTAAGCCCGAAGATGTTCCTCCGGTCCGCGAATACAATGCGGCGGGGCGCTCGCCGTTTCTGCTCACTTGTGACCATTACGGCAGGCTGATCCCGCGCATTCTCGGCGATCTCGGCCTGCCCGAGGGCGAACTGGTGCGGCACATCGCCTGGGACATCGGCATTGCCGGCGTCGCGGAAGCACTCTCAAAACATCTCGACGCCCATCTGATCGTGCAGCGCTACTCGCGGCTCGTCATCGACTGCAACCGCCCGCCCCATGTCGCAAGCTCGATTCCGCGCATCAGCGAGGCCACGACGATATCAGGTAACGAGGGCATTTCGCGCGAGGTCGCCGCACTGCGGCGCGCGGAGATCTTCGATCCCTATCACCGGCGGATCGACGAAATCATCGACCAGCGCGGCAGCGCGGGCATGCCGACGGTACTGGTGTCGCTGCATAGCTTTACGCCCGTCTATGCCGGCATCGCGCGGCCCTGGCATATCGGCACGCTCTATCACCGCGACACGCATCTGCCGCCGCTCTTGCTGAAACTGCTGCGCGCCGAGGGCGATCTCGTGGTCGGCGACAATGAGCCCTATGCGGTCAGCGACGAGACCGACTACACGATTCCCGTCCACGGCGAGGCGCGCGGGCTGATGAACACTGGAATAGAAATCCGTCAGGATTTGATCAGCGATGTGGCCGGAGAGAAGGCGTGGGCGGAGCGGCTGGCGCGGATTCTGGGTGAGATTGAAACCATGCTGCGCGCGCAGCAATTGCTCTCCGCCTAG
- a CDS encoding ATP-binding protein, translating to MSLRTRLLILVIAAMLVPAILVGLRFVQNRTSDINAALANLSATANDISGDLDEKIQGTAQLHYGLARARDLDTSDKAACSAFLSAVREEYTQFTGILTIKPDGSLFCDSLRTNRTLDLRDREYFKQALVANGVVTLQPVFGRLTGISVLQIAYPVRSESGELKFILLASFNLQKFADYHDKRLSNEIGILLADKKGIILAAPDGMNWTEPTGASIANSELFRFAAELDGQPLREVTDRDGQTQVWAVARSPLGRDAGLYILVGRSKDRLVAAANRRLYEDLAILAVASLLLFAGVWLLATMSVGRQVRRLATMATKLGLGDLSARIAPPHPGGELGGLMTLLNGTAESLERQRAAIDELNQKLTQSQKMEAMGQLTGGVAHDFNNLLTVILGNAEHLAEKLAAHKELHGIAESIATAAERGSDLTRSLLAFARKQPLMPRNIDIGQRIVGMEQLLRRTLGEHIECEFRLDQNLWQASVDPGQLASALLNLVLNARDAMPSGGKLMVEVQNTSLGEADVDVNGEARPGDYVMVAVTDTGTGMTTEVAGRAFEPFFTTKEVGKGTGLGLSMVYGFAQQSGGSMQIRSEPGHGTAVKLFFPRVATPQASVAPSAGQQAKPTGSETILVVEDDDMVRGYVEGELKALGYRVIVTRDGPAALAILRGPEKIHLLFTDVVMPGGMFGTELAKEAARLRPHLKILLTSGHTEHPVDALDGGGRDVRILNKPYRRHDLASTLRSVLKAT from the coding sequence ATGAGCCTGCGGACCCGGCTATTGATACTGGTTATCGCCGCGATGCTGGTGCCGGCCATCCTGGTGGGACTGCGCTTTGTCCAGAACCGCACGAGCGATATCAACGCCGCACTGGCCAATTTGTCGGCAACCGCCAACGATATCTCAGGCGATCTCGACGAGAAAATTCAGGGCACGGCCCAGCTTCACTATGGCCTCGCCCGCGCCCGCGATCTCGATACCAGCGACAAGGCGGCCTGTTCGGCCTTCCTGTCGGCCGTGCGCGAAGAATACACGCAGTTCACGGGCATATTGACCATCAAACCGGACGGCAGCCTGTTCTGCGACTCGCTGCGAACCAACCGGACCCTCGATCTCAGGGATCGCGAATATTTCAAGCAGGCCCTGGTTGCCAACGGCGTCGTCACGCTGCAGCCCGTGTTCGGCCGGCTGACCGGGATATCGGTGCTGCAGATCGCATACCCCGTGCGCTCGGAATCCGGCGAGCTGAAGTTCATCCTGCTCGCCTCGTTCAATCTGCAGAAATTCGCGGACTATCACGACAAGCGCCTGTCGAACGAAATCGGGATCCTGCTGGCCGACAAGAAGGGGATCATCCTGGCTGCGCCCGACGGCATGAACTGGACTGAACCGACCGGCGCATCGATCGCGAACTCTGAGCTGTTCCGGTTTGCGGCCGAACTGGACGGCCAACCTCTCCGCGAGGTGACCGATCGGGATGGCCAAACCCAGGTCTGGGCCGTTGCCCGCTCGCCTTTGGGCCGCGATGCCGGACTCTATATCCTGGTCGGACGATCCAAGGACCGTCTAGTTGCCGCCGCCAATCGCCGCCTGTACGAGGATCTGGCGATCCTTGCGGTAGCGTCGCTGCTGCTGTTCGCAGGCGTTTGGCTGCTGGCGACCATGAGCGTCGGCCGTCAGGTCCGGCGCCTTGCCACGATGGCGACAAAACTCGGACTTGGCGATCTGAGCGCGCGGATCGCCCCGCCCCATCCGGGCGGCGAGCTGGGCGGACTGATGACGCTGCTCAACGGCACCGCCGAGTCGCTCGAGCGCCAGCGCGCTGCGATCGACGAGCTCAACCAGAAACTCACCCAATCCCAGAAGATGGAGGCGATGGGTCAGCTCACCGGCGGCGTGGCGCATGATTTCAACAATCTGCTGACCGTCATCCTCGGCAATGCGGAGCACCTTGCCGAGAAGCTGGCGGCACACAAGGAACTGCACGGCATCGCCGAAAGCATCGCGACCGCCGCCGAACGCGGATCGGACCTGACGCGGAGCCTGCTCGCGTTCGCGCGCAAGCAGCCATTGATGCCGCGAAACATCGACATCGGCCAGAGAATTGTCGGCATGGAGCAATTGCTGCGCCGGACGCTCGGCGAACATATCGAGTGCGAATTCCGGCTTGATCAAAACCTGTGGCAGGCCAGTGTCGATCCCGGCCAACTGGCGTCCGCCCTGCTCAATCTGGTGCTCAACGCGCGCGACGCCATGCCATCGGGCGGCAAGCTTATGGTCGAGGTGCAAAATACCTCGCTCGGTGAAGCCGATGTGGACGTCAACGGCGAGGCGCGACCCGGCGATTACGTCATGGTCGCCGTGACCGATACCGGCACCGGCATGACGACCGAGGTCGCGGGCCGCGCCTTCGAGCCGTTCTTCACCACCAAGGAGGTGGGCAAAGGCACCGGCCTCGGCCTCAGCATGGTCTACGGCTTCGCCCAGCAATCCGGCGGTTCGATGCAGATACGCTCGGAGCCGGGACACGGCACCGCCGTCAAGCTTTTCTTCCCCCGCGTCGCAACACCCCAGGCGAGCGTCGCGCCTTCTGCCGGTCAGCAGGCCAAGCCGACCGGCAGCGAAACCATTCTCGTTGTCGAGGACGACGACATGGTGCGCGGCTATGTCGAAGGCGAATTGAAGGCGCTCGGCTATCGCGTCATCGTGACACGCGACGGGCCGGCGGCACTCGCAATATTGCGCGGGCCCGAGAAGATCCATCTTCTGTTCACCGATGTCGTGATGCCCGGCGGCATGTTCGGAACAGAACTTGCGAAGGAGGCCGCGCGCCTGCGGCCACACTTGAAGATCCTGCTGACCTCCGGCCACACCGAGCATCCCGTCGACGCGCTCGACGGAGGCGGCCGCGACGTGCGGATCCTGAACAAGCCTTACCGCCGGCACGATCTGGCGTCGACGCTGCGTTCGGTGCTGAAGGCGACTTGA
- a CDS encoding transglutaminase family protein: MPLLTINHKTVYCYDRPVAFGEHRIMLRPRDGHDLRVLSSSLDIEPQPMRLRWIHDVFGNSVAIATFDERADTLSFTSKVTVEHNPEEEFALTPDDPAYFYPFLYDDEEFPDLQQFVTPQYGDPNGELSAWARKFLDAEGPTPTFNILSGMTHGIREAFRYRKRHEQGTQHPLDTLQTGSGTCRDYALFMIEALRRLGIAARFVSGYLFIPGDRAHGYVGGGSTHAWVQVYLPSAGWIEFDPTNGIIGTRDLIRVAVARDPRQAIPLYGAYLGSPDAFAGMEVHIRVVSVGDEPREAPLAEEV, encoded by the coding sequence ATGCCGCTCCTGACCATCAACCACAAGACTGTTTATTGCTACGACCGCCCTGTGGCGTTCGGCGAACACCGCATCATGCTGCGTCCGCGCGACGGCCATGATCTGCGGGTGCTGTCCAGCAGCCTCGATATCGAGCCGCAGCCGATGCGGCTGCGCTGGATTCACGATGTGTTCGGCAACTCTGTTGCGATCGCAACCTTCGACGAGCGCGCCGACACGTTGTCATTCACCTCGAAGGTGACGGTGGAGCACAATCCGGAGGAAGAGTTTGCGCTCACTCCGGATGATCCCGCCTATTTCTATCCGTTCCTCTACGACGACGAAGAATTTCCCGACTTGCAGCAATTCGTGACGCCGCAATACGGTGACCCAAATGGCGAGCTGTCGGCCTGGGCACGAAAATTTCTCGACGCCGAGGGACCGACGCCGACCTTCAATATCCTGAGCGGCATGACCCATGGCATCCGCGAGGCGTTCCGCTATCGCAAGCGCCACGAGCAGGGCACTCAGCATCCGCTCGACACGCTGCAGACCGGCTCCGGCACCTGCCGCGACTATGCGCTGTTCATGATAGAGGCGCTGCGCCGTCTCGGCATCGCCGCGCGTTTCGTGTCCGGCTATCTCTTCATTCCCGGCGACCGCGCGCATGGCTATGTCGGCGGCGGCTCGACGCATGCCTGGGTGCAGGTCTATTTGCCGAGCGCCGGCTGGATCGAGTTCGATCCGACCAACGGCATCATCGGCACCCGCGATCTGATCCGCGTCGCGGTGGCGCGCGATCCGCGCCAGGCCATCCCGCTGTACGGCGCCTATCTGGGTTCGCCTGACGCCTTCGCGGGGATGGAGGTTCACATCAGGGTAGTTTCGGTCGGCGACGAGCCGCGCGAAGCGCCGCTGGCGGAGGAAGTCTGA
- a CDS encoding nuclear transport factor 2 family protein: MSGQTMDRAAAGRFVEVWCANWRKVDIDAVVSHFAENAEMRSPLALKLTESPVVAGAENIRAYWQRAYGGIESADLKILNWSWDDTIARLTVWWQLGDSRASEFMDFDGAGRVVRSEAFYGK, translated from the coding sequence ATGAGCGGACAGACAATGGACCGCGCGGCGGCCGGACGCTTTGTCGAGGTGTGGTGCGCGAACTGGCGCAAGGTCGATATCGACGCGGTTGTTTCGCACTTCGCCGAAAACGCCGAGATGCGCAGCCCGTTGGCGCTCAAATTGACGGAGTCCCCGGTAGTCGCAGGTGCCGAGAACATCCGCGCTTACTGGCAAAGGGCTTACGGCGGCATCGAGAGCGCAGACCTGAAAATCCTGAACTGGAGCTGGGACGACACGATCGCGCGCCTGACGGTGTGGTGGCAACTGGGCGACAGCCGCGCCAGCGAGTTCATGGACTTCGACGGTGCCGGCCGCGTAGTGCGCAGCGAGGCCTTCTACGGAAAGTAG
- a CDS encoding SRPBCC family protein, producing MSKPEFVYVTYIETTPEKLWEALTDSEFSKLYWFGTEVKSDWKVGSPFALVTDGKTTDTGQILEADRPRRLSYTFKHELYEAMREPATKVAFTIEPYGNLVKLTVTHEGFVEGSKLVGAISTGWPAILSGLKSMLETGKPLAIPRAALGKEELARS from the coding sequence ATGAGTAAGCCGGAATTCGTCTATGTGACGTATATCGAGACCACGCCTGAGAAATTGTGGGAGGCGCTGACCGACAGCGAGTTCTCAAAACTCTACTGGTTTGGCACCGAAGTGAAGTCGGACTGGAAGGTCGGTTCGCCCTTTGCGCTGGTTACCGACGGCAAGACCACCGATACCGGCCAGATCCTCGAAGCCGATCGCCCACGGCGCCTCTCCTATACGTTCAAGCATGAGCTGTACGAGGCCATGCGCGAGCCCGCGACGAAAGTGGCCTTCACGATCGAGCCCTATGGCAATCTCGTGAAGCTGACGGTGACCCATGAAGGCTTCGTCGAGGGCAGCAAGCTGGTCGGCGCCATCTCAACGGGATGGCCGGCGATCCTGTCCGGCCTGAAGAGCATGCTTGAAACCGGAAAGCCGCTTGCGATCCCACGGGCCGCGCTCGGCAAAGAAGAACTCGCCCGGTCATGA
- a CDS encoding LysE family translocator codes for MSLQAYLAFVAACIALALLPGPVVTLLIANGLRHGTRAALINCAGAQTGLAIVIGIVAVGLTSLMATMGYWFDWVRFAGAAYLVWLGIKLIRSPVEGVNSDEPPPPPRGGFFLQGFLVLLSNPKVLVFFGAFIPQFMDMEKPHLPQVALLGITFMVIAASTDAVYALLAGRARLFFSKQRTRLLSRVSGGFMIGGGIWLALTRAK; via the coding sequence ATGTCCCTTCAAGCCTATCTCGCCTTTGTCGCCGCCTGCATCGCGCTGGCGCTGTTGCCGGGTCCGGTGGTGACGCTTCTGATTGCCAACGGCCTGCGGCACGGCACCCGCGCGGCGCTGATCAATTGCGCCGGTGCGCAGACCGGCCTCGCCATCGTGATCGGCATCGTCGCGGTCGGCCTCACCTCGCTGATGGCGACCATGGGCTACTGGTTCGACTGGGTGCGCTTTGCGGGCGCGGCCTACCTGGTCTGGCTCGGCATCAAGCTGATCCGTTCGCCGGTCGAAGGCGTCAATTCCGACGAGCCGCCACCGCCGCCGCGCGGCGGGTTCTTCCTGCAGGGCTTTCTGGTGTTGCTCTCGAACCCGAAAGTGCTGGTGTTCTTCGGCGCGTTCATTCCGCAATTCATGGACATGGAGAAACCCCACTTGCCGCAGGTGGCGCTGCTCGGGATCACCTTCATGGTGATCGCCGCCTCGACCGATGCGGTCTACGCGCTGTTGGCCGGCCGGGCGCGGCTGTTCTTCTCGAAGCAGCGCACGCGGCTGCTGTCGCGCGTCTCCGGCGGCTTCATGATCGGCGGCGGCATCTGGCTGGCGCTGACGCGGGCAAAGTAA
- a CDS encoding transglutaminase-like domain-containing protein, producing MEIKVGFEISYAAAQPTPMVIMLSIHPSRFADIVGTEQITAGPDVPIGFYRDGFGNVCGRLVAPAGGVTLRGDALVRDSGLPDAVVPTAQQLPIDQLPDDVLQYLMPSRYCETDKLTDIAWSLFSNTPQGWARVQAIVDFVHNHVTFGYEHAHHMKSAHDVYAQRAGVCRDFAHLALTFCRCMNIPARYCTGYLGDIGIPRDPAPMDFSGWFQVYLSGQWYTFDARHNVPRAGRILMGTGRDAADVALTTSFGRMDLVKFLVISDEVVPA from the coding sequence ATGGAGATCAAGGTCGGCTTCGAGATTTCCTATGCGGCCGCCCAGCCGACGCCGATGGTGATCATGCTCTCGATCCATCCGTCGCGCTTTGCCGACATCGTCGGCACCGAGCAGATCACAGCCGGGCCCGACGTGCCAATCGGCTTCTACCGCGACGGCTTTGGCAATGTCTGCGGCCGCCTCGTCGCGCCCGCCGGCGGCGTGACGCTGCGGGGCGATGCGCTGGTGCGCGATTCCGGGCTGCCGGATGCAGTGGTGCCGACCGCGCAGCAATTGCCGATCGATCAACTGCCCGATGACGTCCTGCAATATCTGATGCCGAGCCGCTACTGCGAGACCGACAAGCTCACCGATATCGCCTGGTCGCTGTTCTCCAACACGCCGCAGGGATGGGCGCGGGTGCAAGCGATCGTCGACTTCGTACACAACCACGTCACCTTCGGCTATGAGCACGCCCACCACATGAAGTCGGCGCATGACGTCTACGCGCAGCGCGCCGGCGTCTGCCGCGACTTTGCCCATCTGGCGCTGACCTTCTGCCGCTGCATGAATATCCCGGCGCGCTACTGCACCGGCTATCTCGGCGACATCGGCATTCCTCGCGATCCCGCGCCGATGGATTTTTCGGGTTGGTTCCAGGTCTATCTCTCCGGCCAGTGGTACACTTTTGACGCGCGCCACAACGTCCCCAGGGCCGGCCGCATCCTGATGGGCACCGGCCGCGACGCCGCCGACGTCGCGCTGACCACGAGCTTTGGCCGGATGGATCTGGTGAAGTTTTTGGTGATCAGCGACGAGGTGGTGCCGGCCTAA